A stretch of Malus sylvestris chromosome 11, drMalSylv7.2, whole genome shotgun sequence DNA encodes these proteins:
- the LOC126590822 gene encoding E3 SUMO-protein ligase SIZ1-like isoform X1, with the protein MDLVASCKEKLAYFRIKELKDVLTELGLSKQGKKQDLVDRILAILSDEQVSKMWAKKNAVGKEQVAELVDHTYRKMQISGAPDLASKGQCISDSSNVKIRGEIEDPYQSAIKVRCLCGNSLETESMIKCEDPRCQVWQHMGCVIVPEKPMEGNPPVPELFYCELCRLSRADPFWVTIQHPLQPVKLHVTNIPADGSNPVQSVEKTFQLTRADKDLMSKQEYDVQVWCMLLNDKVAFRMQWPQYADLQVNGMPVRAINRPGSQLLGANGRDDGPIITPYTKDGFNKISLTGCDARIFCLGVRIVKRRTVQQILNLIPKESDGEGFEDALARVCRCVGGGTATDNDDSDSDLEVVADSFTVNLRCPMSGSRMKVAGRFKPCPHMGCFDLDVFVEMNQRSRKWQCPICLKNYALENIIIDPYFNRITSKMRYCGEDVAEIEVKPDGSWRVKTKSESDRRELGELGQWHLPDGTLSVPTEGESIPKTEVLKQVKQEGVSEAHTGLKLGIRKNRNGFWEVSKPEDMNTSSGNRLQEQFADHELKVIPMSSSATGSGRDGEDASVNQDGGGNFDFSTNNGIEMDSLSLNVDSAYGFSGQNPSAPVGDAEVIVLSDSDDDIMPSGTIYMNDRTDAAGLGFPVAPSGIADSYGEDHTLGTGGNSCLGLFGNEDEFIPLWPLAPGTQSGAGFQLFTSEADVPDTLGGLQHSSINCSTSMNGYTLAPEITMGSAALGLDSSVARSDVDMNGGLVDNPMAFPGDDPSLQIFLPTRPSDASVHSDLRDQADMSNGVHTDDWISLRLGGDASGINGAPASPNGLNSRMQMPSREGAMDSLADTASLLLGMNDGSRSDRTSRQRSNSPFSFPRQKRSVRPRLYLSIDSDSE; encoded by the exons ATGGATTTGGTAGCTAGTTGCAAg GAAAAATTGGCATATTTTCGAATAAAAGAGCTCAAAGATGTTCTCACTGAATTAGGTCTATCAAAGCAGGGGAAGAAGCAG GATCTTGTTGACCGGATATTGGCCATTCTTTCTGATGAACAAG TCTCTAAAATGTGGGCAAAAAAGAATGCAGTTGGAAAGGAACAGGTGGCGGAACTTGTAGATCACACCTATAG AAAAATGCAGATTTCCGGTGCCCCTGATTTAGCATCAAAGGGACAATGCATCTCTGATAGTAGTAATGTGAAAATAAGAGGCGAAATTGAGGATCCCTACCAGTCAGCTATCAAGGTTCGCTGTCTCTGTGGGAATTCATTAGAAACAGAGTCAATGATTAAG TGTGAAGATCCAAGATGCCAAGTGTGGCAACATATGGGTTGCGTTATAGTTCCAGAGAAACCTATGGAAGGCAATCCACCAGTTCCCGAATTATTTTATTGTGAACTCTGTCGACTAAGTCGGGCTGATCC gTTTTGGGTAACAATTCAACATCCTTTACAGCCTGTTAAGTTGCATGTTACAAATATTCCAGCTGATGG TTCGAATCCAGTGCAAAGTGTGGAGAAAACGTTTCAACTCACAAGGGCAGACAAGGACCTGATGTCTAAACAAGAATATGATGTTCAG gtttggtgtatgcttttaaATGACAAAGTTGCATTCAGGATGCAATGGCCGCAATATGCAGATCTACAGGTCAATG GTATGCCTGTTCGTGCAATCAATAGACCTGGCTCGCAACTTCTTGGAGCTAATGGTCGTGATGATGGTCCAATT ATCACACCATATACGAAAGACGGATTTAATAAGATTTCCTTAACAGGATGCGATGCCCGCATTTTCTGCTTAGGGGTTCGTATTGTGAAGAGACGCACAGTGCAACAG ATTCTCAACCTGATTCCCAAGGAGTCTGATGGTGAGGGTTTTGAAGATGCACTTGCTCGTGTGTGTCGATGTGTTGGTGGTGGGACTGCTACGGATAATGATGATAGTGACAGTGATTTGGAAGTTGTTGCAGATTCTTTTACTGTCAATCTACGTTGTCCG ATGAGTGGTTCAAGAATGAAGGTTGCTGGGAGATTCAAGCCCTGCCCTCACATGGGCTGTTTTGATCTTGACGTTTTTGTGGAAATGAATCAACGTTCAAGGAAG TGGCAATGCCCCATTTGTCTCAAGAACTATGCGCTGGAGAATATCATTATCGACCCTTATTTCAACCGTATCACTTCAAAG ATGAGGTATTGTGGAGAGGATGTAGCAGAGATTGAGGTGAAGCCTGATGGGTCTTGGCGAGTTAAGACTAAAAGTGAAAGTGATCGCAGGGAGCTTGGGGAACTTGGTCAGTGGCACCTGCCTGATGGTACACTTAGTGTCCCGACAGAAGGAGAAAGTATCCCAAAAACGGAAGTGTTGAAGCAGGTCAAACAGGAAGGTGTTTCAGAAGCTCATACTGGATTGAAACTTGGAATCAGGAAGAATCGCAATGGCTTTTGGGAAGTCAGCAAACCTGAAGATATGAACACTTCTTCTGGTAATAGATTACAAGAGCAGTTTGCAGACCATGAGCTAAAAGTTATCCCAATGAGTAGCAGTGCCACTGGAAGTGGTAGGGATGGCGAAGATGCAAGTGTTAATCAGGATGGTGGTggaaactttgatttctcaactaacaatgGAATTGAGATGGATTCTCTTTCTCTGAATGTTGATTCAGCATATGGATTTTCAGGACAAAATCCTTCTGCACCAGTAGGAGACGCAGAAGTTATTGTACTAAGTGATTCTGATGATGATATAATGCCCTCTGGAACCATCTATATGAATGACAGAACTGATGCTGCTGGGCTTGGTTTTCCTGTGGCGCCTTCTGGAATTGCTGATTCATATGGTGAAGATCACACGCTTGGAACTGGTGGGAACTCATGCTTGGGTCTTTTTGGCAACGAAGATGAATTTATTCCACTCTGGCCATTAGCTCCTGGAACTCAATCTGGTGCCGGGTTCCAGTTATTTACTTCTGAGGCAGATGTACCAGATACCCTAGGTGGTCTGCAGCATAGTTCCATCAATTGTTCCACATCCATGAATGGATACACTTTGGCTCCAGAAATTACCATGGGATCTGCTGCCCTAGGACTTGATTCTTCTGTTGCACGTTcagatgttgacatgaatggTGGCTTAGTTGATAATCCAATGGCATTTCCTGGTGATGACCCTTCTCTTCAAATATTTCTTCCCACAAGACCATCTGATGCATCAGTTCATTCTGATTTGAGAGATCAAGCTGATATGTCAAATGGTGTCCACACTGATGATTGGATATCTCTTAGGCTTGGGGGTGACGCCAGTGGCATCAATGGGGCGCCTGCAAGTCCAAACGGTTTGAATTCTAGAATGCAAATGCCATCCAGAGAAGGTGCCATGGATTCTTTGGCTGATACAG CTTCTTTGCTTCTCGGTATGAATGACGGTAGCAGATCTGACAGGACAAGTAGGCAAAGATCAAACAGTCCTTTCTCATTTCCTCGCCAAAAACGTTCTGTGAGACCGCGATTATATCTTTCTATTGACTCGGACTCTGAATAG
- the LOC126590830 gene encoding general transcription factor IIH subunit 2-like isoform X2 produces the protein MQHRITLAWAAKEFGLHHLLSMMKMLKQLRKWIFDQAERGVVAKHVEAFIREFFYQNPFSQVGLVTVKDGVAHCLTDLGGSPESHVKALMGKLECSGDSSLQNALDLVHGYLNQIPSYGHREMLILYSALSTCDPGDILETIQKCKKSKIRCSVIGLSAENSICKNLCQETGGLYYIPLDEVSSSSRT, from the exons ATGCAACATAGAATAACATTAGCTTGGGCAGCCAAGGAGTTTGGTTTACATCATCTTCTGTCAATGATGAAAATGTTAAA GCAGCTGCGGAAATGGATTTTCGACCAAGCAGAACGGGGGGTAGTTGCAAAACATGTTGAGGCCTTCATAAGAGAGTTTTTCTACCAGAATCCGTTTAGTCAAGTTGGCCTGGTGACTGTAAAAGATGGTGTTGCTCATTGTTTAACGGATCTTGGTGGCAGCCCCGAGTCTCATGTTAAAGCGTTGATGGGTAAACTGGAATGCTCTGGTGACTCGTCCCTGCAGAATGCATTGGATCTTGTACATGGGTATCTGAATCAGATTCCATCGTATGGTCATAGAGAAATGCTGATCTTATATTCAGCTCTCAGTACCTGTGATCCAGGAGATATACTGGAAACTATCCAGAAGTGTAAGAAATCAAAAATTAGGTGCTCAGTCATTGGTCTATCGGCAGAAAATTCCATATGCAAGAATCTATGCCAAGAAACCGGTGGCTTATACTATATTCCTTTGGATGAGGTGAGTTCATCTAG CCGCACTTAA
- the LOC126590830 gene encoding general transcription factor IIH subunit 2-like isoform X1, whose amino-acid sequence MQHRITLAWAAKEFGLHHLLSMMKMLKQLRKWIFDQAERGVVAKHVEAFIREFFYQNPFSQVGLVTVKDGVAHCLTDLGGSPESHVKALMGKLECSGDSSLQNALDLVHGYLNQIPSYGHREMLILYSALSTCDPGDILETIQKCKKSKIRCSVIGLSAENSICKNLCQETGGLYYIPLDEAHLKELILEHAPPPPARAEFAIANLVKMGFPQRAAEGFWKSGMPSPNVAIEKNNSVRSTTMNLSFEIYCHLDCLRNRGISSLFPLFRVGELLVLTCNWIDLSY is encoded by the exons ATGCAACATAGAATAACATTAGCTTGGGCAGCCAAGGAGTTTGGTTTACATCATCTTCTGTCAATGATGAAAATGTTAAA GCAGCTGCGGAAATGGATTTTCGACCAAGCAGAACGGGGGGTAGTTGCAAAACATGTTGAGGCCTTCATAAGAGAGTTTTTCTACCAGAATCCGTTTAGTCAAGTTGGCCTGGTGACTGTAAAAGATGGTGTTGCTCATTGTTTAACGGATCTTGGTGGCAGCCCCGAGTCTCATGTTAAAGCGTTGATGGGTAAACTGGAATGCTCTGGTGACTCGTCCCTGCAGAATGCATTGGATCTTGTACATGGGTATCTGAATCAGATTCCATCGTATGGTCATAGAGAAATGCTGATCTTATATTCAGCTCTCAGTACCTGTGATCCAGGAGATATACTGGAAACTATCCAGAAGTGTAAGAAATCAAAAATTAGGTGCTCAGTCATTGGTCTATCGGCAGAAAATTCCATATGCAAGAATCTATGCCAAGAAACCGGTGGCTTATACTATATTCCTTTGGATGAG GCGCACTTAAAAGAGTTAATATTGGAACATGCACCTCCTCCTCCAGCCAGAGCAGAATTTGCAATTGCTAATTTGGTAAAGATGGGGTTCCCACAAAGAGCGGCAGAGGGCTTTTGGAAGTCTGGGATGCCTTCACCAAACGTTGCAATAGAAAAAAACAATAGTGTTCGCAGTACAACCATGAATCTGAGTTTCGAAATTTATTGCCATCTCGATTGTTTAAGAAACAGAGGAATTTCTTCATTATTCCCCTTGTTTCGAGTTGGAGAGTTGTTAGTGCTAACATGTAATTGGATAGACCTGTCCTATTAA
- the LOC126590824 gene encoding putative pentatricopeptide repeat-containing protein At1g12700, mitochondrial, whose translation MMRATTAAAASFSKVGYGSSSSSTRGMPPCLLQASSVVIFFNNYLALFHSRPSKSTESKNTQHHQLLKINNVEDALNVFDEMLQRRPRPSVVPFNQVLTQLAKLKHYSAVISLNNQMVMSGIRPDVYTLNIIINCFCHLHQMGFGLSVLGNFFKLGFEPDVTTCNTLINGFLLEDREAKAAALFNKMMEGGNCKPNLFTFNTLLKGHCLKGNNIGAIQLLKKMEEGDCKPDIVAYSTVIDSLCKDTLLVDALKLFSEMTSKGIAPDVMTYTSLIHGVCKLGNWKEATRLLNEMVSKHIFPNVCTFSVLVDTYCKEGMVQEARSLVKMMTQGDIAPDTITYNSLIDGYCLRGEMDEAKKVFEIMLSKGCMVDARTYNILINGYCKRKRIDDARMTFLEMSRQGVVPNTVTYSTLIDAFCKMGRTQDAQNLFSQMQACGQLPNIQTYNILLDGLCKNQQFPKAVELLEEMEGKKLDFNIVTYNVLIEGLCRAEKIECAWDLFRSLSSKGIQPNVRTYNVMISGLCNGGLTCEAANLLREMERRDCSPDGCTYNTIIRGLFNNNETSRVMRLIQEMVERGFSADASTVELVVNSPVMLALIEKS comes from the coding sequence ATGATGCGGGCAACAAcagctgctgctgcttcttTTTCGAAGGTTGGTTatggcagcagcagcagcagcaccagAGGTATGCCTCCTTGTCTTCTTCAAGCTTCTTCTGTTGTTATTTTCTTCAACAATTACTTGGCTTTGTTTCACTCTCGACCTTCTAAATCGACCGAATCTAAAAACACCCAACACCACCAGCTTTTGAAAATCAATAATGTTGAGGATGCTCTCAATGTGTTCGACGAAATGCTTCAAAGGCGTCCTCGGCCTTCCGTTGTCCCTTTCAACCAAGTCTTGACTCAACTTGCCAAGTTGAAACATTACTCGGCAGTCATCTCCTTGAATAACCAAATGGTTATGTCCGGAATTCGTCCTGATGTTTATACTTTAAACATTATCATTAATTGCTTTTGCCATTTGCACCAAATGGGGTTTGGTTTGTCAGTCTTGGGAAACTTCTTCAAATTGGGTTTTGAACCAGATGTCACGACCTGCAACACTCTAATCAACGGCTTTCTTCTTGAGGATAGAGAGGCTAAGGCAGCAGCACTTTTCAACAAAATGATGGAGGGAGGTAATTGCAAGCCGAATCTGTTTACTTTCAACACACTACTTAAGGGCCATTGCTTGAAAGGTAACAACATTGGAGCTATCCAATTGCTTAAGAAGATGGAAGAAGGAGATTGCAAGCCTGACATAGTTGCCTATAGCACGGTCATTGACAGTCTTTGCAAGGATACTCTACTTGTTGATGCACTGAAGCTCTTCTCAGAAATGACGAGTAAGGGTATTGCCCCAGATGTCATGACCTATACCTCTTTGATTCATGGAGTTTGCAAATTAGGGAATTGGAAAGAAGCTACAAGATTGCTGAATGAAATGGTGAGTAAACATATCTTTCCAAATGTGTGCACCTTCAGTGTTTTGGTTGATACATATTGTAAAGAGGGGATGGTCCAGGAAGCAAGGAGCTTGGTCAAAATGATGACGCAAGGGGATATAGCACCCGATACAATTACGTACAATTCGCTTATAGATGGTTACTGTTTGCGAGGAGAAATGGATGAGGCGAAAAAGGTTTTCGAAATAATGCTTAGCAAAGGCTGCATGGTTGATGCTCGTACTTACAACATATTGATAAATGGCTATTGTAAGCGTAAAAGGATAGATGATGCTCGGATGACTTTTCTAGAAATGTCTCGTCAGGGAGTTGTTCCAAATACGGTTACTTATAGCACTCTTATTGATGCGttttgcaagatggggagaacaCAAGATGCACAAAACTTGTTCTCTCAAATGCAAGCTTGTGGCCAACTTCCAAACATTCAAACGTATAATATTTTATTGGATGGCCTTTGTAAAAACCAACAATTTCCCAAGGCAGTTGAATTGTTGGAAGAGATGGAgggaaagaagttggattttaatATTGTAACTTACAATGTTCTTATTGAAGGTTTGTGCAGAGCTGAAAAAATTGAATGTGCATGGGATCTCTTTCGTAGTTTatcatcaaaaggaattcaacctAATGTCAGGACATATAATGTAATGATCAGTGGACTTTGCAATGGGGGACTTACATGTGAAGCAGCAAACTTGCTTAGAGAAATGGAAAGGAGAGATTGTTCTCCAGATGGTTGCACGTACAACACAATTATCCGTGGGTTATTCAATAACAACGAGACATCAAGGGTTATGAGACTTATTCAAGAAATGGTGGAGAGGGGTTTTTCTGCAGATGCATCAACTGTGGAGTTGGTCGTTAATTCACCCGTAATGTTGGCATTGATAGAAAAATCATGA
- the LOC126590822 gene encoding E3 SUMO-protein ligase SIZ1-like isoform X2: protein MDLVASCKEKLAYFRIKELKDVLTELGLSKQGKKQDLVDRILAILSDEQVSKMWAKKNAVGKEQVAELVDHTYRKMQISGAPDLASKGQCISDSSNVKIRGEIEDPYQSAIKVRCLCGNSLETESMIKCEDPRCQVWQHMGCVIVPEKPMEGNPPVPELFYCELCRLSRADPFWVTIQHPLQPVKLHVTNIPADGSNPVQSVEKTFQLTRADKDLMSKQEYDVQVWCMLLNDKVAFRMQWPQYADLQVNGMPVRAINRPGSQLLGANGRDDGPIITPYTKDGFNKISLTGCDARIFCLGVRIVKRRTVQQILNLIPKESDGEGFEDALARVCRCVGGGTATDNDDSDSDLEVVADSFTVNLRCPMSGSRMKVAGRFKPCPHMGCFDLDVFVEMNQRSRKWQCPICLKNYALENIIIDPYFNRITSKMRYCGEDVAEIEVKPDGSWRVKTKSESDRRELGELGQWHLPDGTLSVPTEGESIPKTEVLKQVKQEGVSEAHTGLKLGIRKNRNGFWEVSKPEDMNTSSGNRLQEQFADHELKVIPMSSSATGSGRDGEDASVNQDGGGNFDFSTNNGIEMDSLSLNVDSAYGFSGQNPSAPVGDAEVIVLSDSDDDIMPSGTIYMNDRTDAAGLGFPVAPSGIADSYGEDHTLGTGGNSCLGLFGNEDEFIPLWPLAPGTQSGAGFQLFTSEADVPDTLGGLQHSSINCSTSMNGYTLAPEITMGSAALGLDSSVARSDVDMNGGLVDNPMAFPGDDPSLQIFLPTRPSDASVHSDLRDQADMSNGVHTDDWISLRLGGDASGINGAPASPNGLNSRMQMPSREGAMDSLADTGNPQREL, encoded by the exons ATGGATTTGGTAGCTAGTTGCAAg GAAAAATTGGCATATTTTCGAATAAAAGAGCTCAAAGATGTTCTCACTGAATTAGGTCTATCAAAGCAGGGGAAGAAGCAG GATCTTGTTGACCGGATATTGGCCATTCTTTCTGATGAACAAG TCTCTAAAATGTGGGCAAAAAAGAATGCAGTTGGAAAGGAACAGGTGGCGGAACTTGTAGATCACACCTATAG AAAAATGCAGATTTCCGGTGCCCCTGATTTAGCATCAAAGGGACAATGCATCTCTGATAGTAGTAATGTGAAAATAAGAGGCGAAATTGAGGATCCCTACCAGTCAGCTATCAAGGTTCGCTGTCTCTGTGGGAATTCATTAGAAACAGAGTCAATGATTAAG TGTGAAGATCCAAGATGCCAAGTGTGGCAACATATGGGTTGCGTTATAGTTCCAGAGAAACCTATGGAAGGCAATCCACCAGTTCCCGAATTATTTTATTGTGAACTCTGTCGACTAAGTCGGGCTGATCC gTTTTGGGTAACAATTCAACATCCTTTACAGCCTGTTAAGTTGCATGTTACAAATATTCCAGCTGATGG TTCGAATCCAGTGCAAAGTGTGGAGAAAACGTTTCAACTCACAAGGGCAGACAAGGACCTGATGTCTAAACAAGAATATGATGTTCAG gtttggtgtatgcttttaaATGACAAAGTTGCATTCAGGATGCAATGGCCGCAATATGCAGATCTACAGGTCAATG GTATGCCTGTTCGTGCAATCAATAGACCTGGCTCGCAACTTCTTGGAGCTAATGGTCGTGATGATGGTCCAATT ATCACACCATATACGAAAGACGGATTTAATAAGATTTCCTTAACAGGATGCGATGCCCGCATTTTCTGCTTAGGGGTTCGTATTGTGAAGAGACGCACAGTGCAACAG ATTCTCAACCTGATTCCCAAGGAGTCTGATGGTGAGGGTTTTGAAGATGCACTTGCTCGTGTGTGTCGATGTGTTGGTGGTGGGACTGCTACGGATAATGATGATAGTGACAGTGATTTGGAAGTTGTTGCAGATTCTTTTACTGTCAATCTACGTTGTCCG ATGAGTGGTTCAAGAATGAAGGTTGCTGGGAGATTCAAGCCCTGCCCTCACATGGGCTGTTTTGATCTTGACGTTTTTGTGGAAATGAATCAACGTTCAAGGAAG TGGCAATGCCCCATTTGTCTCAAGAACTATGCGCTGGAGAATATCATTATCGACCCTTATTTCAACCGTATCACTTCAAAG ATGAGGTATTGTGGAGAGGATGTAGCAGAGATTGAGGTGAAGCCTGATGGGTCTTGGCGAGTTAAGACTAAAAGTGAAAGTGATCGCAGGGAGCTTGGGGAACTTGGTCAGTGGCACCTGCCTGATGGTACACTTAGTGTCCCGACAGAAGGAGAAAGTATCCCAAAAACGGAAGTGTTGAAGCAGGTCAAACAGGAAGGTGTTTCAGAAGCTCATACTGGATTGAAACTTGGAATCAGGAAGAATCGCAATGGCTTTTGGGAAGTCAGCAAACCTGAAGATATGAACACTTCTTCTGGTAATAGATTACAAGAGCAGTTTGCAGACCATGAGCTAAAAGTTATCCCAATGAGTAGCAGTGCCACTGGAAGTGGTAGGGATGGCGAAGATGCAAGTGTTAATCAGGATGGTGGTggaaactttgatttctcaactaacaatgGAATTGAGATGGATTCTCTTTCTCTGAATGTTGATTCAGCATATGGATTTTCAGGACAAAATCCTTCTGCACCAGTAGGAGACGCAGAAGTTATTGTACTAAGTGATTCTGATGATGATATAATGCCCTCTGGAACCATCTATATGAATGACAGAACTGATGCTGCTGGGCTTGGTTTTCCTGTGGCGCCTTCTGGAATTGCTGATTCATATGGTGAAGATCACACGCTTGGAACTGGTGGGAACTCATGCTTGGGTCTTTTTGGCAACGAAGATGAATTTATTCCACTCTGGCCATTAGCTCCTGGAACTCAATCTGGTGCCGGGTTCCAGTTATTTACTTCTGAGGCAGATGTACCAGATACCCTAGGTGGTCTGCAGCATAGTTCCATCAATTGTTCCACATCCATGAATGGATACACTTTGGCTCCAGAAATTACCATGGGATCTGCTGCCCTAGGACTTGATTCTTCTGTTGCACGTTcagatgttgacatgaatggTGGCTTAGTTGATAATCCAATGGCATTTCCTGGTGATGACCCTTCTCTTCAAATATTTCTTCCCACAAGACCATCTGATGCATCAGTTCATTCTGATTTGAGAGATCAAGCTGATATGTCAAATGGTGTCCACACTGATGATTGGATATCTCTTAGGCTTGGGGGTGACGCCAGTGGCATCAATGGGGCGCCTGCAAGTCCAAACGGTTTGAATTCTAGAATGCAAATGCCATCCAGAGAAGGTGCCATGGATTCTTTGGCTGATACAG GAAACCCGCAGAGGGAGTTGTAA
- the LOC126590830 gene encoding general transcription factor IIH subunit 2-like isoform X3, producing MQHRITLAWAAKEFGLHHLLSMMKMLKQLRKWIFDQAERGVVAKHVEAFIREFFYQNPFSQVGLVTVKDGVAHCLTDLGGSPESHVKALMGKLECSGDSSLQNALDLVHGYLNQIPSYGHREMLILYSALSTCDPGDILETIQKCKKSKIRCSVIGLSAENSICKNLCQETGGLYYIPLDEVSSSRRT from the exons ATGCAACATAGAATAACATTAGCTTGGGCAGCCAAGGAGTTTGGTTTACATCATCTTCTGTCAATGATGAAAATGTTAAA GCAGCTGCGGAAATGGATTTTCGACCAAGCAGAACGGGGGGTAGTTGCAAAACATGTTGAGGCCTTCATAAGAGAGTTTTTCTACCAGAATCCGTTTAGTCAAGTTGGCCTGGTGACTGTAAAAGATGGTGTTGCTCATTGTTTAACGGATCTTGGTGGCAGCCCCGAGTCTCATGTTAAAGCGTTGATGGGTAAACTGGAATGCTCTGGTGACTCGTCCCTGCAGAATGCATTGGATCTTGTACATGGGTATCTGAATCAGATTCCATCGTATGGTCATAGAGAAATGCTGATCTTATATTCAGCTCTCAGTACCTGTGATCCAGGAGATATACTGGAAACTATCCAGAAGTGTAAGAAATCAAAAATTAGGTGCTCAGTCATTGGTCTATCGGCAGAAAATTCCATATGCAAGAATCTATGCCAAGAAACCGGTGGCTTATACTATATTCCTTTGGATGAGGTGAGTTCATCTAG GCGCACTTAA